The DNA sequence ATAGTCTGGGTATAATACTTCTGCCTGTTCACAAGGGACACCAGAGATCCATGACACGTCAGTCATCCTCTTGATGCTAGCATTTTGGAGCAGATAAATAGTGGATTTATAGACTGACCAGTATCCACACCTCAgtatagcttttctttttaagttagaTAGCCCAGGCAAGGTACTCTGTAAGCTTCAGTTGCCTCATGTGTAAAGGAGGATGAGATAACGTTGTAAACCATTTTACCTTAATAGTGCGCCTTATGTGGTAAGGACTCAGTAAACACGAAttactgtttgttgttgttgttttctagtTATTGCCACATATGCAGAAAGCCCTTAGGATGTGATAATTTTGTTGTTCTAGTTAGTGATTCAGTTATTTTCCTGGGACATGGCCATCAAGTGAGAAGAGAAACTTCCTTACTTTGCATGCACAGGAACTACTTGACTAGATAGAAATTGAGCCTGCTTCAGGAGAAAGCAAAGGACCTACACAAATCCCCCCGCCTCTCCAAGCCTCCGCTACCTTCCTTAGAAGTAGAAATGATCGTTCCCACATTATGTACCTCACAGGTCTATTATAAGGATCACTGAGATGATAGGAATAAAAGTAATTTGTtggaaattttctgaaataaagtctttttaaaaaattttagggacTTTGTAAGTAGTAAAGTGCTCTTCATATTTAAGGAGTTAGTATGATTATTAATATTACTGTTGGATAGTTTAATTTGTCCTATTTTTCCTCACCGATCACTCTAGACGTTGAGGAGAATAGCTTGTGCTATATTAACTACAGTCCTGTAGAGGCCTCGGGTTGCGTGAGACGTGCATATAGCTTTCTTCTGTAAACCATCAAACGataagctttctttttctgtgtgccACTGTAAAGTTTTTTGGGGGTGAGAAGAGATTGTGCTTTAGGAATGTTACCAAGGTACCTTTTCCTTCCCAGACCAACCCTGGCTGAGATGCTTTCCTTTGTATTTGATAGGAGTGGGCTTTGCAAGCTCTGGTCTGTTCCCGATTGCAACCTCCTTCACACTCTCCGAGGTGAGTTAGAATCTTGTTTATATGTCACTTGTTTTCCCAGCGTGAACCCTCTTCAGACAGTGAAACTAATACTCTGCCTGACACTCAGACCCAGTGCACACAAGATTAATTTTTGATTTGAATTGACAGGGTTTGGTTTTCTCTGACCACAAGGTGGGAACATAATGACCTTATACACAAACCACTATTCTCTTGTGTACAACCCCACTCTGGCATTGTACAGTCTCTAgaccaaataaataaaggttgtttgtgttttgcaccttttttattttaagtttatttattttgagagagagtcagtgtgagggtgagggagcagagagaatctgaagcaggctttgcattgtcagcatggagcccgatatggggctcgaactcaggaaaccctgagatcatgacctgagctgaaatcaagagttggacacttgaccgactgagccacccaggtgcccctttgttttgctttttttaatgtaatttaaatgttttgttttaagtttatcttttattttgagaaagagcatgagtgggggaagggcagagagggaggaagacagaatcccaagcagactccactctgccagtgcagagcccagaacagggttcaaactcaactgagatcatgacctgagctgaaaccaagagtcagacgctcaaccaactgagccacccaggcacccttgtaatttaaatattgatttaagttaaaacagttttttttttaatagttgagtAGTCACTTTACTACTCTTATCTGTCCACATGTTCTCCAATACTTGTCTGTGTTACTCATCATAGTCTGTTTTCACACATAAATTATAAGGAGTAGGGACCCGCttctgggaagggaggggaataaattaaaaaaaaaaaaaacgagtggGGACCCTTTAACTTTCATCTCTTACACCCCTTCAGGCCATAACACAAACGTAGGAGCAATTGTATTCCATCCAAAATCCACTGTCTCCTTGGACCAGAAAGATGTCAATCTGGCGTCTTGTGCTGCTGATGGTTCTGTGAAGCTTTGGAGCCTTGACAGGTAAATATTACTGTTCTGTCGATACTGCAGTCACTAAGGTAAATAATTGCTTGGTTGGTCCTTGGGACCTGAAAACCTGGCATTTAACTCCAGAGATGATCTTGAGAGTCCAGGGAGCTTGGTGTGAATGTGGAATGTAGGATTTCTTTCTTAGACCTGTTCTCACCAAAGGAGTTGGGTCCggtttttcttatttgttaacTTTGGACCTCGATTTTTGCCTCTAACATAGTGGCCATTGTTTTCCCACTCCAGTTATTCTGGAAAGATATATTTGCACCTCCTATGCAATACATTGACATTGGAGAAATGCACCATTTGGTAGATTGACTAAAGATAATATTCTTGGCAGCACATTGGTTCCTAGCAGATGGGCACAGGGGAGAGGAAAGTGAAGTTCTGTCTGACAGTCTTGCCAAGGAACTGATGTCTCCTCCCAACCGCTTCCTCCTTTGCCTAGCCTGTATTCTCCCGTTATAAcagttgatgttgttgttgtttttaacatgtttatgaTGGTTGTATTCCAAAAAATTCTTGAAAGCACTTTGCTGGCTAAAAGAAATCTGAATTCAGTtgcttagttgttttttttttttctttgggaaagCACATGAGACTTTAATTCCAGGTTTCTGTAGAGGGCTAATTAGTTTCTCCATCCTTTGCCAGATAGGGTCTGTCTTCTGAGCAGAGCAAGTTTTAATTGGCTTCATATCACTTAGCAATATTTGTTCCCCTAGGGCTTTGATTAGCTCTATGTATGCACATTGACAAAGTTCCCTTTTTAATTGCCCTCCTTAGGGtttgtgtttatttcctttcactggtgtttcagaactttttttctgtgattaCTGGGGAGGAGAATTTAATGGTTACCAAAACGAAACTAAGCGTCTATTTAGGAGTTCCTTTTTTCATGTGGATCCTTCAACAAGCTAAAGTTTGAGGAAAATTTATCTGTAATCCACTTGCACCAAAACTGTTTGATTTCTGTAGCTTCATATCTCTATcaaagtatgttttctttctaGAATCTTAACACTCCTTTGGTGTAAGGAGACTATTTTGCTTGTCAGGctgaattatcttttatttttctctaatcgTAAATGAGAACAGCATTAAGAGTTgattatcggggcacctgggtggctcagttggttgggcatctgacttaagctcaggtcacgatttcaaaGTTCGTGAGTtgcagccctgcatcaggctctctgcccctcctctttcactgtgtctctctctcaaaaacaaataaacatttaaaaattaaagagttgATTATCACAGTGAATTGAGATATAGAAAGATAGATAGTTGTTTATCGAAATACTTTGGGCAGTTTTGCCTTGTAAGCACATGAAATAGTCCCAAATCTTTTAAAACTTGGGAAAGTAACATAAATtgttccttaaattaaaaaaaaaaaaaaaaaaaaaggccctgcatttttaataaactatGAGTTTAGTTACATAGTCTCTTAAATCATACAGAATGGGTACATTGGTCACAACAGTTAACAAATTCAATGAACATTTATGACTGTAAAATAGCTCACTCacttgtatttgtttctttttcagtgatGAACCAGTGGCAGATATTGAAGGCCATACAGTACGTGTGGCCCGTGTAATGTGGCATCCATCAGGACGTTTCTTGGGCACCACTTGGTAAGCCATCCTGTTCTGTTCATACAGGCCCATGGCATGTTGTTAACCTTTACAACTAACTGCCAAGTAAATTTTAAGAACAGAAATCTTCAAGTAGGATTTTCTTGGACTGCAATGACTCAAAATCTGAAAAGTGTTATAAAGTTATTGCCGAgtgtatttgcttttatttttttctttagttttttttttttttaatgtttgtttattttagagacatagcaggagcagggtaggggcagagagagagagagagaccccgaACCCtaagtgggcttcaggctctgagctgtcagcacagagcctgacacagggctcaaacccataaacctcaagatcatgacctgagccgaagttgggtgcttaaccaactgagccacccaggtgcccccaagtgtatttgcttttaaattgCAGTTAATCAGAAATTTCAGTCACTAATTGCCAGAAAACTagaactttcactttttttcttttttaagggagtcggggaggggcagagagaatctaaagcaggctccatgctcatcgtggagcctgatgcggggtccaatcccatgaccctggcgtcatgacctgagccaaaatcgagttggacgctcaaccagctgagccatttAGGTGCCCCATATTCTCTTtaccaatgttttgttttgtttctgccaCACGTTGTATTGTAATCTCTCTGCTTACAAATCAGTCTCCCTTTCtggagtacctggctggctcaggcagtagaacatgtgactcttgatctctgatttataagttcaaggcccatgttgggtgcaaagattacttaaaaataaaatctttagagccgtctaggtggcttagtcggttaagcatccgacttcagctcaggtcatgatgtcacagtttgtgagccctgcgtcgggctctgtgctggcagctccgagcctggagcctgctttggattctgtgtctcctccctctctctctgcctctctctggcttGTGCACACaagcactctctgtctctaaaataaacattaaaatttttttcaaaaaaaaaaataaaatctttgttaaaAGAGTGcaaattggtttccttttctggttCTGTAAGTTCATTGAGGGCAGAATGTGTTAAAGAACTTtttaattgagatgtaatttacatgtAATAGAATGGACTTATTTTCATGCACTCATGTAACCCACATTCCTTTtaatagaatatttccatcaccctagAAAATTCCTTCATGTCCCTTCCCAATGGACTCCCCCTTCCAgagcaaccactgatctgatttCTATCGCTGTAAATTAATTCTGTCTGTTCATACTTTATGAATTCGTTTGTGGCTGGCTTTTAGTCagtataatgtttttaagattcatttatgttgcatgtttccttttttttttttaatttttttttttaatgtttatttatttttgaaagagagacagagaccagagACAGCATTAataggggacaggcagagagagggagacacagaatctgaagcaggctccaggctctgagctgccagcacagagcccaatgcagggctcgaacccacaaactgctagatcatgacctgagctgaagtcggatgcttaaccgactgagccatccagctgccccagaagtttctttttattgctgaggagTATTCAGTTGTGTGACTCTGCCATAGTTTACTTATCCCTTGTcttactgaaggacatttgggctttttccaggTTTGGATCACTCAGAATAAAGGTGTCATGAACATTCTCATATAGTGCTTTATACgaacatgtttttgttgtttaaggtGTTTTTCGTTTTTTGCTTTTTAcgtttgtttaagtaatctctaccccaacgtgggtcttgaactcatgaccctgagactgagtcacatgctccaccagctgagccatctaggtgcccctctaGTTGCATCTATTAAAGGGACTTTGTTTTCCCTATTGAAATGGTTTTAGTGGTCTCATTTGAATATCTTTGACCAAAAATGTGTAGGTCTCTTCCTATACTTTCTcatctgttgcattgatctatttGCTTATTGTTCTTTGTCTCCCCAGCATCAGCTGAAGGCCCAACAAATAGTCAGTGAGTAAAAAAACTTAAACAGTTgaactgagaaagaaagaaggcaacgGCCTTTGCTGGGCCATTCTTAGGAAATTGTATTCTTAAAATAGCCACTGAAGTAAGTTACTAGGAAGTCCATGGTTTCCCAGTTAGCACTCAAGACAGATATGCTTAGTCATTGAGGTATTGTTTATACCAGAAAAGAATTTCTTGTTAATACGGTTGTACAAGTAGTTTCAGAAGCATAATTTAAGTTACAAGTGTTTATAACACATTGTAGGAACTGAGTATCTGCTAgttaatttctaattaattttttttgtagctATGACCGCTCATGGCGCTTATGGGATTTAGAGGCTCAAGAGGAGATCCTACATCAGGAAGGCCACAGCATGGGCGTGTATGACATCGCCTTCCATCAGGATGGCTCTTTGGCTGGCACTGGGTAAGCCCTCTTCCACATAGCCAGGGGCAGCTCAGTGGTTCGCCTCTAATGTATGCTTGCTTCCACGGAGAAATGGATTCAGATTGTTCATCTATAAATTCTTTTGTCAGGGGACTGGATGCATTTGGTCGTGTTTGGGACCTGCGTACAGGACGGTGTATCATGTTTCTAGAAGGCCACCTGAAGGAAATCTATGGAATAAATTTCTCCCCCAATGGGTAAAATAAACTCATTGAATGACGGGTGGGAAGGGTTATTGGTCAGAATGTATCTTTGTTTCTGACTTCGATACTACACCTGATCCACAGCTACCACATTGCAACCGGCAGCGGTGACAACACCTGCAAAGTGTGGGACCTCCGGCAGCGGCGCTGTGTCTATACCATCCCCGCCCATCAGAACTTAGTGACCGGTGTCAAGTTTGAGCGTAAGTTTTCCTCCCGGTTTGCCCGTTCACAAGACAGGCAGATTGTACTTCACGGAATGCGGCTAGGCTTTGGCTTCACTCGGAAGTGTGACAGGAGAGGATTTAGCCTCTGGTGAAGAAGGAGCAAATTCTAATTTCCTTCGCCGTAGCGTATTTTCAGACACCGCTCTGGCACAGCTTGCTTCTTATTTCAGGAAGTAAAGAAGACTTTCATAAATGCTTtgagtcatttttgttttccatgaaaGTTGTAAGCACTGAATCCTTAATATTACTGTGAACAGATTGTCAGGGAAAAAGCCAGAAGAACTTAATAATGTTACTTGTTTCCCTAAGTCTGCTTGTAGTCCCTTTTTCCTGGAGGCCTTATAGGAGTGTAGATGAGAATGTTGGACTTCTCCAAATGGGGAAAtcccttctttttcaaaatcatgtGTTGTAGCagatttttgtgcttttattttctttgctcttttgatATGTGAATTCCTCAAGCAGCTCCCCTTTTCTCTTAAAGCTATCCATGGGAATTTCTTGCTCACTGGTGCTTACGACAACACAGCCAAGATCTGGACACACCCAGGCTGGTCCCCACTGAAGACTTTGGCTGGCCATGAAGGCAAAGTGATGGGCCTAGACATTTCTTCCGATGGGCAGCTCATAGCCACTTGCTCTTATGACAGGACCTTCAAGCTCTGGATGGCTGAATAGGCAGGACCGTGGAAAAAGGACTCTAACCTCAAGCTCTCCCTTAAGAaccattttcaaaagaaagggaTTGATATTTTTTGTCCTATCACGTTTTTTGCCAGTTATCGTGTGTAGACCCTCTAAAGAATTGGATCTCCGGGCCTCCCTCCACTCCAGGTAGGCAGCCAAGTCTCTGGGTGTTGATGAGCCCATTTCAtagttgaaattttaattttcatcttcaAGCCCTGCCATGGACTGCGTAGACATTGTTTTTGTTAAATCTTTTGTTTGAATGCCTTGTTGCCTCCTTCACAGCACTCAGGATTGTGACtggctccatttttaattttgaaacttGGCTTTCCATTACATGGTACATGCTTCAGGACTACATGTGACCCACAGAGCAAGGTGGCTGGCCTGTAGTCTGGAAGCCCTCAACTTAAGAGGCACTTCTCACCACACACCGGTTAACCAATGCCTGACAGTGGGAACCTTTCCTCTGCCTTGAGAAGGGAGATGAAGAGGTAGACCACAGCTGTGCTCAGAGCGATGCAGCAAAGAAGATTTTACCTCTTCCTGTTGAGTTCAAATGGGATGCTCACTGCAACAGGAAGCTCAGAACTGAACATTGGCCCTGTCAGAAAATATCCTCCATTTTGCTCTGAAGTTCGGCATCCTTCATGTCAGCCCAAAGCTAGGCCATCGTGTCAAGATGCAGTGAAACTTGTAGGACACAAACGTGAAGTCTGTGTCGTGCCACCTCCTCTGTGTTGGTTAGAGGACGCACCCTGTGTGTCCAGGTGACTGGAAAAAACCCAGTGGACATTCCTGAAcataaaccttttctttttttttctttattacacaCTTGCTACAGAGTAAAATTCTGTCATAAAAACTGTCCTTTAAAAACTTACTTTGTATCGTTAAGCATTTTCTGAATCGCAGCCATCGGTCCAtagaagccccccccccctttttttgttgttgtttttggtttgagATACAACGGATGATATTAAATATGGCTTATTCCAGTTCCAGTCTCCTTATAGTTTTTCGTAGAGACTGTTGGACTGTGGGCCAGACTAACGGCGAGGCGTGTCTGGACTCTGTCATTCGTGCTCCTTGGTCCTGCAGTGGTACCTTCACCTCTGTCCATCCCAGATGTCCGGCCACTGAGCACTGGGAGGACACAGTCCATTCTCACAAAATACAGGAATTGGGAAGAAGAAAGGCATTTGAGAAGGGCTTCTATGATGGCTTTTCCTTAAATGTTGAAAACACTTTCATTTGCAGTTCCAGAGAGCTTGACAGTGGCTTTGTCTAACTCTCCTTGGCAAACTGTGAGTGTGTGATGATATAGCtaaatattctgtttcatttaattttaattataaccAGATAGTTGCATCTTTTGAGTACCTGTTAAGCTTCTGAATTACCAGCTCTACCCCCTCTTGGGCACTTGGCATTTCACTATTATTTAAGTATTAATGGGCTCTAGTTTCCTCCATAGTTGGCCAcgaaaaataattctttgttacTACTTTTGTAGTATGCATGCATGAACTAATAGTGAACGTTAGTGTTTTAGCATGCAATTTGGATATAGTGTGTTAACaaaggtttttcatttttcaaatttgaattttaCTATTAGTtccatgaaacttttttttttttttggttgttccAAGAGATGTAGAGGTAGCAGTTGGGTGAGCACATTTTCACGTAAGCCTTTGGCAAAACAGTTACCTTGTGGAATATACATTTGTGCTTTGGAAATACTGTAAGGAAACAGCTGAGGAGCATAAACCAAATGTAGCATTTCATAATAACGGTGAGATAAATATGAGAGCCACCACTTAAAGGACCTAACTTACTGCCTAGAGACTGTGCCAGGCATGTTCAGACACCTCATTCAATCCTCCCAATCTTCTGAATTATTCTCCTTTGATagagctgaagctcagagaagtaacttgctcaaggttaccCCATCAGTGAGTGGTGGAGCCTGGCCTGTCTTCTGTGACCTTATGAATAGCTTTCATAGAGCTATTGAGTCTGTTGGCACCGCCGGCCAGACAGAATGACCAGTCTGGTCAGCGTGGCCTATTTCCTGTACACATTTTAGCCACTCTACCCTTTATACCTCCCTTTTGATGAGTCGCTGCATCTCTGCGTCTGACTTCATGCCAAAGGGAATTAGGGTAATTTCACCACTTCTGCCTCATGAACTAATGAAGCGCCTATAGTGTCGACAGGAAACTGTCTTGGGGTAGATATCTTGTTGTGTAGAACTTTCTTAAGCATTGCAGCGAGTCTTAGCATCCCTGACCTGCGGAGTGCTAAAAGCCAGAAGCACAACCCACCCCCTTCGTTGGACTAGCAAAATGCTTCCAAACATTTCTGCGTGCCCCAAGTTTAGAACTACTGAGTGTGAAAATAGAAGACGCCCTCATGTTAAATATACCCCTCCCTACCCAAAAAACTCAGATCTACATTTTTCCTTATGTGGATGGTCTATCAGCCACTGCAAGAGCCGCTGCAATGCTATTTTGACTAAGGcttcaccacttactagctgggcGACCTTGAACGAGGTAGCTAAACTTgcggagcctcagtttcatctgtaaaatagggatgaggcggggcgcctgggtggcgcagtcggttaagcctccgacttcagcccggtcacgatctcacggtccgtgagttcgagccccgcatcgggctctgggctgatggctcagagcctggagcctgtttccagttctgtgtctccctctctctctgcccctcccccgttcatgctctctctctctgtcccaaaaataaataaacgttgaaaaaaaaaattaaaaaaaaaaaaaaatagggatgaGGCTTCCCTCACTCAGAGCAGTAAGCTCCAGTGTAGAGCAGTCGTTCTGGGCTTCCGCCCCCCACCAGCTCCCTTTCCTCATGGCTCAGAGAACACGGGAGATCACTGCCTAATTTACCTGCCACAAGGTTAA is a window from the Felis catus isolate Fca126 chromosome D4, F.catus_Fca126_mat1.0, whole genome shotgun sequence genome containing:
- the PRPF4 gene encoding U4/U6 small nuclear ribonucleoprotein Prp4 isoform X2, giving the protein MASSRASSTQATKTKAPDDLVAPVVKKPHIYYGSLEEKERERLAKGESGILGKEGLKAGIEAGNINITSGEVFEIEEHISERQAEVLAEFERRKRARQINVSTDDSEVKACLRALGEPITLFGEGPAERRERLRNILSVVGTDALKKTKKDDEKSKKSKEEYQQTWYHEGPNSLKVARLWIANYSLPRAMKRLEEARLHKEIPETTRTSQMQELHKSLRSLNNFCSQIGDDRPISYCHFSPNSKMLATACWSGLCKLWSVPDCNLLHTLRGHNTNVGAIVFHPKSTVSLDQKDVNLASCAADGSVKLWSLDSDEPVADIEGHTVRVARVMWHPSGRFLGTTCYDRSWRLWDLEAQEEILHQEGHSMGVYDIAFHQDGSLAGTGGLDAFGRVWDLRTGRCIMFLEGHLKEIYGINFSPNGYHIATGSGDNTCKVWDLRQRRCVYTIPAHQNLVTGVKFEPIHGNFLLTGAYDNTAKIWTHPGWSPLKTLAGHEGKVMGLDISSDGQLIATCSYDRTFKLWMAE
- the PRPF4 gene encoding U4/U6 small nuclear ribonucleoprotein Prp4 isoform X4; the encoded protein is MLSFVFDRSGLCKLWSVPDCNLLHTLRGHNTNVGAIVFHPKSTVSLDQKDVNLASCAADGSVKLWSLDSDEPVADIEGHTVRVARVMWHPSGRFLGTTCYDRSWRLWDLEAQEEILHQEGHSMGVYDIAFHQDGSLAGTGGLDAFGRVWDLRTGRCIMFLEGHLKEIYGINFSPNGYHIATGSGDNTCKVWDLRQRRCVYTIPAHQNLVTGVKFEPIHGNFLLTGAYDNTAKIWTHPGWSPLKTLAGHEGKVMGLDISSDGQLIATCSYDRTFKLWMAE
- the PRPF4 gene encoding U4/U6 small nuclear ribonucleoprotein Prp4 isoform X3, with protein sequence MASSRASSTATKTKAPDDLVAPVVKKPHIYYGSLEEKERERLAKGESGILGKEGLKAGIEAGNINITSGEVFEIEEHISERQAEVLAEFERRKRARQINVSTDDSEVKACLRALGEPITLFGEGPAERRERLRNILSVVGTDALKKTKKDDEKSKKSKEEYQQTWYHEGPNSLKVARLWIANYSLPRAMKRLEEARLHKEIPETTRTSQMQELHKSLRSLNNFCSQIGDDRPISYCHFSPNSKMLATACWSGLCKLWSVPDCNLLHTLRGHNTNVGAIVFHPKSTVSLDQKDVNLASCAADGSVKLWSLDSDEPVADIEGHTVRVARVMWHPSGRFLGTTCYDRSWRLWDLEAQEEILHQEGHSMGVYDIAFHQDGSLAGTGGLDAFGRVWDLRTGRCIMFLEGHLKEIYGINFSPNGYHIATGSGDNTCKVWDLRQRRCVYTIPAHQNLVTGVKFEPIHGNFLLTGAYDNTAKIWTHPGWSPLKTLAGHEGKVMGLDISSDGQLIATCSYDRTFKLWMAE